The Aureimonas mangrovi genome includes a region encoding these proteins:
- a CDS encoding J domain-containing protein, which translates to MKLDSKYFDRIRVRPEGKTAAPTPETHVCAWADCVEPGTHKAPMGRDQEGAYYHFCVDHVRLYNKSYNYFSGLGDQDIQAYLKASLTGNRPTWKMGSNSSGAMPSSAPSGKPRRWSRHTRDTYNLFEGETGDKRPERAPRKARSLELKALQTLDLPENAGGEKIRVRYKALVKQYHPDANGGDRGSEDRLREVIQAYKLLRQSGFC; encoded by the coding sequence ATGAAGCTCGACAGCAAATATTTCGACCGCATCCGCGTAAGGCCGGAGGGCAAGACCGCCGCTCCCACGCCCGAGACGCATGTCTGCGCCTGGGCTGACTGCGTGGAGCCCGGCACCCACAAGGCGCCGATGGGCCGCGACCAGGAAGGCGCCTACTATCATTTCTGCGTCGATCACGTGCGGCTCTACAACAAGAGCTACAACTACTTCTCCGGCCTTGGAGACCAGGACATCCAAGCCTATCTGAAGGCTTCGCTGACGGGCAACCGGCCGACCTGGAAGATGGGGTCCAACTCGTCGGGCGCGATGCCGTCTTCCGCGCCGAGCGGCAAGCCTCGTCGCTGGAGCAGGCACACGCGCGACACCTACAACCTCTTCGAGGGCGAAACCGGCGACAAGCGGCCCGAGCGCGCGCCGCGCAAGGCCCGTTCGCTCGAGCTGAAGGCGCTTCAGACGCTCGATCTGCCGGAGAATGCGGGTGGTGAGAAGATACGAGTGCGCTATAAGGCGTTGGTGAAGCAATATCATCCCGACGCCAACGGTGGTGATCGCGGGTCGGAGGACCGGCTGCGCGAGGTCATCCAGGCCTACAAGCTGCTGCGACAGTCGGGTTTCTGTTAA
- the cobS gene encoding cobaltochelatase subunit CobS, translated as MSAAEAIADTAGLPDTMVSVRETFGIDSDMKVPAFSAPDAHVPEIDPDYLFDKQTTLAILAGFARNRRVMVSGFHGTGKSTHIEQVAARLNWPCVRVNLDSHVSRIDLVGKDAITVRDGKQVTEFRDGILPWAYQNNVALVFDEYDAGRPDVMFVIQRVLESSGRLTLLDQSRVVRPHPAFRLFATANTVGLGDTTGLYHGTQQINQAQMDRWSIVTVLNYLPHDNEVGIVLAKAKHFDTKEGRHTVSKMVRVADLTRAAFVNGDLSTVMSPRTVITWAENAEIFGDVGFAFRLTFLNKCDDLERPLVAEFYQRAFGQELPESAANVALD; from the coding sequence ATGAGTGCAGCGGAAGCGATAGCGGATACGGCCGGCCTGCCCGACACGATGGTTTCGGTCCGCGAGACCTTCGGCATCGACAGCGACATGAAGGTGCCGGCCTTCTCGGCCCCCGACGCGCACGTGCCCGAGATCGACCCGGACTATCTGTTCGACAAACAGACGACGCTCGCCATCCTCGCGGGCTTCGCCCGCAACCGCCGCGTCATGGTTTCCGGCTTCCACGGCACCGGCAAGTCCACCCATATCGAGCAGGTCGCCGCGCGCCTCAACTGGCCCTGCGTGCGCGTCAATCTCGACAGCCATGTCAGCCGCATCGACCTCGTCGGCAAGGACGCCATCACCGTGCGCGACGGCAAGCAGGTGACGGAGTTCCGCGACGGCATCCTGCCCTGGGCCTACCAGAACAACGTCGCGCTCGTCTTCGACGAGTACGATGCGGGCCGCCCGGACGTCATGTTCGTGATCCAGCGCGTGCTCGAATCCTCAGGCCGCCTGACGCTGCTCGACCAGAGCCGCGTGGTGCGCCCACATCCGGCCTTCCGCCTCTTCGCCACCGCCAACACGGTCGGTCTCGGCGACACGACGGGCCTCTATCACGGCACGCAGCAGATCAATCAGGCGCAGATGGACCGCTGGTCCATCGTCACCGTCCTCAACTATCTGCCGCACGACAACGAGGTCGGCATCGTTCTTGCCAAGGCCAAGCATTTCGACACCAAGGAAGGACGGCATACCGTCTCGAAGATGGTGCGTGTCGCAGACCTCACTCGCGCCGCCTTCGTCAACGGTGACCTGTCCACGGTGATGAGCCCGCGCACCGTCATCACCTGGGCCGAGAACGCCGAGATCTTCGGCGATGTCGGCTTCGCCTTCCGCCTGACCTTCCTCAACAAGTGCGACGATCTCGAGCGCCCGCTTGTCGCTGAGTTCTACCAGCGCGCCTTCGGTCAGGAGTTGCCGGAGAGCGCCGCCAACGTGGCTCTGGACTAG
- the cobT gene encoding cobaltochelatase subunit CobT — MAGRIGDNTKPAKGAAVDREPFRRAVAGCMRAIAGEAELEVAFANERPGLSGGRARLPDLPKRATRNDIAVTRGMADAMALRRARHDARVHATLSPDGREARAVFDAVEQARCEAIGANAMAGVGDNLASMLEDKYFRSNLADVTDRAEAPLEDAVALMVRERLTGRGAPASARAVVDVWRDFVEEKAGPSLDRLSGAIESQEAFARAVRDLLVSMNMAEELAQSDPEEESEDEEAGDRQNRDNEDGGEEKEAGQDEAQAESREAEGANEEAAEAEGAEMSADEPVDEEDGPDSHTPNESRRPDQPLTSQPGDSDYTIFTQGFDEEVGAEELCDEAELDRLRAFLDKQLTALQGAVGRLANRLQRRLMAQQNRAWDFDLEEGYLDTARLTRIVTDPMQPLSFKMERDTDFRDTIVTLLIDNSGSMRGRPITVAATCADILARTLERCGVKVEVLGFTTRAWKGGQSREAWLRAGKPARPGRLNDIRHIVYKSADAPWRRARRNLGLMMREGLLKENIDGEALIWAHNRLLARPEQRRILMMISDGAPVDDSTLSVNPGNYLERHLRAVIEEIETRSPVELLAIGIGHDVTRYYRRAVTLTDAEELAGAMTEQLAALFEEETVKGPVRRMAGGRR; from the coding sequence ATGGCAGGGCGTATCGGCGACAACACCAAGCCGGCCAAGGGCGCGGCAGTGGACCGCGAGCCGTTCAGGCGCGCGGTCGCCGGCTGCATGCGCGCCATCGCCGGCGAAGCCGAACTCGAGGTCGCCTTCGCCAACGAGCGCCCCGGTCTTTCGGGCGGGCGTGCTCGCCTGCCCGACCTTCCCAAGCGCGCCACCCGGAACGACATCGCCGTCACGCGCGGCATGGCCGATGCGATGGCGCTTCGCCGCGCACGCCACGATGCGCGCGTCCACGCCACGCTCTCGCCGGACGGGCGCGAGGCGCGCGCCGTCTTCGACGCCGTCGAGCAGGCGCGCTGCGAGGCGATCGGTGCCAATGCGATGGCCGGCGTCGGCGACAATCTCGCCTCCATGCTGGAGGACAAGTATTTCCGCTCCAACCTTGCGGATGTGACCGACCGCGCCGAAGCCCCGCTGGAAGACGCCGTGGCGCTGATGGTGCGCGAACGCCTGACCGGACGCGGCGCGCCAGCGAGCGCGCGCGCCGTAGTCGATGTCTGGCGTGACTTCGTGGAGGAGAAGGCCGGCCCTTCGCTCGACAGGCTTTCCGGCGCCATCGAAAGCCAGGAGGCGTTCGCGCGCGCCGTTCGAGACCTCCTCGTCTCCATGAACATGGCCGAGGAACTCGCCCAGAGCGACCCCGAGGAGGAGAGCGAGGACGAGGAAGCCGGTGACCGCCAGAACCGCGACAACGAGGACGGCGGCGAGGAGAAGGAAGCGGGCCAGGACGAGGCGCAGGCCGAAAGCCGCGAGGCCGAGGGCGCCAACGAGGAAGCCGCCGAGGCCGAAGGCGCCGAGATGAGCGCGGACGAACCGGTGGACGAAGAAGACGGCCCGGATTCGCACACGCCGAACGAATCCCGCCGCCCCGACCAGCCGTTGACCAGCCAGCCGGGCGACAGCGACTACACGATCTTCACGCAGGGCTTCGACGAGGAGGTCGGCGCCGAGGAACTGTGCGACGAGGCCGAGCTCGACCGGCTGCGCGCTTTCCTCGACAAGCAACTCACCGCCCTGCAGGGCGCCGTCGGGCGTCTGGCAAACCGGCTGCAGCGACGCCTGATGGCGCAGCAGAACCGAGCCTGGGACTTCGATCTTGAGGAGGGCTATCTCGACACGGCGCGCCTGACCCGCATCGTGACGGACCCGATGCAGCCGCTTTCCTTCAAGATGGAGCGCGACACGGACTTCCGCGACACGATCGTCACGCTTCTCATCGACAATTCCGGATCGATGCGCGGGCGGCCGATCACAGTCGCGGCCACCTGTGCCGACATTCTCGCCCGCACGCTGGAGCGTTGCGGCGTCAAGGTCGAAGTTCTCGGCTTTACGACCCGCGCCTGGAAGGGCGGCCAGTCGCGCGAGGCGTGGCTGCGGGCCGGCAAGCCGGCGCGGCCGGGCCGGCTGAACGACATCCGCCACATCGTCTACAAGAGCGCCGACGCGCCCTGGCGCCGCGCGAGGCGCAATCTCGGCCTGATGATGCGCGAGGGGCTCCTGAAGGAGAACATCGACGGCGAGGCCCTGATCTGGGCGCACAACCGCCTTCTCGCGCGCCCCGAGCAGCGGCGCATCCTGATGATGATCTCGGACGGTGCGCCGGTCGACGATTCGACGCTTTCGGTAAACCCCGGCAACTATCTGGAACGGCATCTGCGCGCGGTGATCGAGGAGATCGAGACCCGCTCGCCCGTCGAACTTCTGGCGATCGGCATCGGCCACGACGTGACGCGGTATTACCGCCGCGCGGTGACGTTGACCGACGCCGAGGAACTGGCCGGCGCGATGACCGAGCAGCTTGCGGCACTCTTCGAGGAGGAGACCGTCAAGGGGCCGGTTCGTCGCATGGCCGGCGGCCGCCGATGA
- a CDS encoding esterase-like activity of phytase family protein has protein sequence MRHRFVAALLAGGLLLPQSVLAQDAKTPVEITARAIPSFDARSGETRFGALEYRGGFTYRGSDRRLAGVSAFRFREAGSGFLAVTDTGLWFEGRISRDSAGRPTGFEDARIAPILDVNGRAQTRKGDADAEGLAIDGGRVLVSFERDHRIEAFDPGNPLESRPTPVPQPIPLRELRSNAALETVAVSPNGMTITIAEQSIDMDGNLFAAILGSSGGIFKVRREVPWHATDGAFLPGGDFLLLERRYEGFGRVGMRIRRIDGETIEVGAIVDGPVIMEADLSQEIDNMEGLDVFVNETGETILGLVSDDNGSFFQRNLYLEFRLVEDDAGASG, from the coding sequence ATGAGGCATCGCTTCGTCGCCGCGCTCCTTGCCGGCGGCCTTCTCCTACCCCAATCCGTGCTGGCTCAGGACGCGAAGACGCCCGTGGAGATCACCGCGCGCGCCATCCCCTCCTTCGACGCGCGTTCGGGCGAGACGCGCTTCGGCGCGCTCGAATATCGCGGCGGCTTCACCTATCGCGGCTCGGATCGCCGCCTCGCCGGCGTTTCCGCCTTCCGGTTTCGCGAGGCGGGCTCAGGCTTTCTCGCCGTCACCGATACCGGCCTCTGGTTCGAGGGTAGAATATCGCGCGACAGCGCGGGCCGGCCGACCGGCTTCGAAGACGCGAGGATCGCTCCGATCCTCGACGTGAACGGCCGCGCGCAGACCCGAAAGGGAGATGCGGACGCGGAAGGTCTCGCGATCGACGGCGGTCGCGTCCTCGTCTCCTTCGAGCGCGACCATCGGATCGAGGCCTTCGATCCAGGAAATCCTCTGGAAAGCCGGCCGACGCCGGTGCCGCAGCCGATCCCGCTTCGCGAGCTTCGCTCCAACGCCGCGCTCGAGACGGTCGCCGTTTCGCCGAACGGAATGACGATCACCATCGCCGAACAGTCGATCGACATGGACGGGAACCTCTTCGCCGCGATCCTCGGCTCCTCGGGCGGCATCTTCAAGGTCCGCCGCGAGGTGCCTTGGCACGCGACGGACGGTGCTTTCCTGCCGGGCGGCGACTTTCTGCTGCTGGAACGGCGCTACGAGGGTTTCGGCCGCGTCGGCATGCGCATCCGGCGAATCGACGGCGAGACGATCGAGGTCGGCGCCATCGTCGACGGCCCGGTGATCATGGAGGCCGATCTTTCCCAGGAGATCGACAACATGGAAGGGCTCGACGTCTTCGTGAACGAGACGGGCGAGACGATCCTCGGCCTCGTCTCCGACGACAACGGCTCGTTCTTCCAGCGCAATCTCTATCTGGAATTCCGGTTGGTTGAGGACGACGCCGGCGCATCGGGCTAA
- a CDS encoding glyoxalase superfamily protein translates to MSGVELQEAIPILRFYDEAATRRFYEGYLGFAIEWEHRFAAALPLYMQIVRGGLTLHLSQHHGDATPGSAVFVRMRGVEALHAELSAKDYPFLRPGIESAPWGARTLTLLDPAGNRLFLNDYGE, encoded by the coding sequence ATGAGCGGGGTCGAGCTACAGGAGGCGATCCCCATCCTGCGCTTCTATGACGAGGCCGCGACACGCCGGTTCTACGAGGGCTATCTTGGCTTCGCGATCGAGTGGGAGCATCGCTTCGCGGCCGCCCTGCCGCTCTACATGCAGATCGTGCGGGGCGGGCTGACATTGCATCTCTCGCAGCATCATGGCGATGCGACGCCGGGTTCGGCGGTGTTCGTGCGGATGCGCGGTGTCGAGGCGTTGCACGCGGAGCTCTCAGCGAAGGATTATCCGTTCCTGCGGCCAGGAATCGAAAGCGCTCCCTGGGGCGCGCGTACGCTGACGCTGCTCGATCCGGCGGGCAACCGGCTCTTCCTCAACGACTACGGGGAATAG
- a CDS encoding queuosine precursor transporter: MSPTASWRAYILPVVAMTIIVLMANIAVQFPLEGQLGALQLADILTWGAFVYPFAFVVTDINNRLFGPRMARRVVYLGFATAIASSVVFPPLLYALGWMPFEISGARLVRLALASGSAFLAAQLMDILVFNRLRRQSWWKAPFLAGVVGSIFDTAMFFALAFAPLFVILGPNEPFALEAAPLLGVLAADAPRWISWALGDFAVKLAIALFGLVPYRLVVGAVLPMREEAARASL, from the coding sequence ATGAGCCCGACCGCGTCCTGGCGCGCTTACATCCTGCCCGTCGTCGCGATGACGATCATCGTCCTGATGGCCAACATCGCCGTCCAGTTTCCGCTGGAAGGGCAACTCGGCGCGCTGCAACTCGCCGACATCCTGACGTGGGGCGCGTTCGTCTACCCGTTCGCCTTCGTGGTCACGGACATCAACAATCGCCTGTTCGGCCCGCGCATGGCGCGGCGCGTCGTGTATCTCGGCTTTGCGACGGCGATTGCCTCGTCGGTCGTCTTCCCGCCGCTCCTCTACGCGCTCGGCTGGATGCCCTTCGAGATTTCCGGCGCGCGCCTCGTGCGGCTGGCGCTGGCGTCGGGCTCGGCCTTCCTCGCCGCACAACTGATGGACATCCTCGTTTTCAACCGCCTGCGCCGGCAATCCTGGTGGAAGGCGCCGTTCCTGGCGGGCGTCGTCGGCTCGATCTTCGACACCGCGATGTTCTTCGCGCTGGCCTTCGCGCCGCTTTTCGTCATCCTCGGCCCGAACGAGCCCTTCGCGCTGGAGGCCGCGCCGCTTCTCGGCGTTCTCGCAGCCGATGCTCCGCGTTGGATCTCATGGGCGCTGGGTGACTTCGCGGTGAAGCTTGCGATCGCCCTTTTCGGACTGGTGCCCTATCGTCTCGTGGTCGGCGCCGTCCTGCCGATGCGCGAAGAGGCGGCGCGCGCATCTCTCTAA
- the rpmB gene encoding 50S ribosomal protein L28 produces the protein MSRACELTGKAVQSGNNVSHANNKTRRRFLPNLCNVTLISDALGQRYRLRISAYALRSVEHRGGLDAFLAKADEKELSQRARLLKRQIAKKVSETAAAA, from the coding sequence ATGTCGCGCGCTTGCGAATTGACCGGCAAGGCCGTCCAGAGCGGCAACAATGTCAGCCACGCGAACAACAAGACGCGTCGTCGCTTTCTGCCGAACCTGTGCAACGTCACGCTGATCTCCGACGCGCTCGGCCAGCGCTACCGTCTGCGCATCTCGGCTTACGCTCTGCGTTCGGTCGAGCACCGCGGCGGCCTCGACGCCTTCCTCGCCAAGGCCGACGAGAAGGAGCTGTCGCAGCGCGCCCGTCTCCTGAAGCGCCAGATCGCCAAGAAGGTCTCGGAGACCGCCGCCGCGGCCTGA